The following are from one region of the Hydrogenimonas sp. SS33 genome:
- the argJ gene encoding bifunctional glutamate N-acetyltransferase/amino-acid acetyltransferase ArgJ translates to MFKLVSIDNGVCAPQGFYADGIAAGLKPQGQKDIAFIHSDTLCDVEAIFTTNRFQAAPIRHFQKHGVKQSDFVLINAKNANAMTGEKGVEDIETILAHACDRLGNITHPVMSSTGVIGVPLPVEKIKAGVERFDLKKRDGDAAAEAIMTTDSYPKTVAFEVQLDSGASFRIGAMAKGAGMIDPAMATMLCFITTDAAIPQDEMKPLLRACAATTFNAISVDGDTSTNDTVMLLSNGKSGIYRREAFAFALEKVMHELALKIVADGEGATKCVAFRVTGAKNDADAAVAAKALTHSLLVKTALYGEDPNWGRIASTIGASGAECDPRTLTITFGNVTVYDKGTILFDEEREAKAAKVMQKKAFSIHCDLGIGEGAFTAYGCDLGYEYVKINADYRT, encoded by the coding sequence ATGTTCAAACTCGTATCTATTGACAACGGTGTCTGCGCGCCCCAGGGGTTTTACGCCGACGGTATCGCCGCGGGCCTGAAACCCCAGGGCCAAAAGGATATCGCCTTCATCCACTCCGACACCCTCTGTGACGTGGAAGCGATCTTCACCACCAACCGCTTCCAAGCCGCACCCATCCGCCATTTTCAAAAGCATGGCGTCAAGCAGAGCGATTTCGTACTCATCAACGCCAAAAACGCCAACGCCATGACCGGAGAGAAAGGGGTTGAAGACATCGAAACCATTCTGGCCCATGCCTGCGACAGACTTGGGAACATCACCCATCCCGTGATGAGTTCCACCGGCGTCATCGGGGTACCGCTTCCGGTGGAAAAAATCAAAGCGGGCGTCGAACGGTTCGACCTCAAAAAAAGAGACGGTGATGCGGCGGCGGAGGCGATCATGACGACCGACAGCTACCCCAAAACCGTCGCTTTCGAAGTGCAGCTTGATAGCGGCGCCTCTTTCCGCATCGGCGCCATGGCCAAGGGGGCGGGCATGATCGACCCCGCGATGGCGACGATGCTCTGCTTCATTACCACCGATGCGGCGATCCCGCAGGATGAGATGAAACCGCTGCTGCGCGCCTGCGCCGCCACCACCTTCAACGCCATCAGCGTCGACGGCGACACCTCCACCAACGACACGGTGATGCTTCTTTCCAACGGAAAATCAGGTATCTACCGCCGGGAGGCCTTCGCTTTCGCCCTGGAAAAGGTGATGCACGAACTGGCCCTCAAAATCGTCGCCGACGGCGAAGGGGCCACCAAATGCGTCGCTTTCAGGGTCACCGGTGCCAAAAACGATGCCGACGCCGCCGTCGCCGCCAAAGCCCTCACCCACTCCCTGCTGGTCAAGACGGCCCTTTACGGCGAAGACCCCAACTGGGGGCGTATCGCCTCAACCATCGGGGCCAGCGGCGCCGAATGCGACCCACGGACCCTCACCATCACCTTCGGAAACGTGACCGTCTACGACAAAGGCACCATCCTTTTCGACGAAGAAAGGGAAGCCAAAGCGGCCAAAGTGATGCAGAAGAAGGCCTTCTCCATCCACTGCGACCTGGGAATCGGTGAA
- the rpmB gene encoding 50S ribosomal protein L28 — MARKCSITGKGPMTGYNVSHAHNKTKRRFLPNLRTVRITLEDGTRKKIKVAASTLRTMKKKGA, encoded by the coding sequence ATGGCACGAAAATGCTCTATTACCGGAAAAGGTCCGATGACCGGATACAACGTCAGCCACGCCCACAACAAAACGAAGCGTCGCTTTCTGCCCAACCTTCGCACCGTTCGCATCACGCTCGAAGACGGAACGCGCAAGAAGATCAAAGTCGCCGCATCCACGCTGCGCACCATGAAAAAGAAGGGCGCCTAA
- a CDS encoding HDOD domain-containing protein: protein MVTREEIESYIEQVPPLPSTLRESLAALEKKELAEAAKTASADVAMVHYLQCVVNSAAYGFRNELKEPKQIFSALGTERAKSLLYAYMVSLMSPKAWRFFRLTSDDFTHFQTSLMARWEKLLKQEGADEKYLSAAALMSAGLVVADALFGEYAADVALLREHEALDLDTILERLTGMRFDGLVDMVAQKWEMQRDVREVVRLAFGNEACGMEEETCRLARLLHLLLFYELSRPVMMEAEANAFVEFRPEFVAPVIERFEKAVEIA, encoded by the coding sequence ATGGTGACTCGGGAAGAGATAGAATCCTATATCGAACAAGTGCCTCCGCTCCCCTCCACACTTAGGGAGAGCCTCGCCGCACTCGAGAAAAAAGAGCTGGCGGAAGCGGCGAAGACCGCCTCCGCGGACGTGGCGATGGTGCACTATCTGCAGTGTGTCGTCAACAGTGCGGCCTACGGGTTCCGCAACGAGCTGAAGGAACCGAAGCAGATCTTTTCGGCCCTGGGGACGGAGCGTGCCAAATCGCTGCTCTATGCCTACATGGTCTCCCTGATGAGCCCGAAAGCGTGGCGTTTCTTCCGTCTCACTTCCGACGACTTCACCCATTTTCAGACATCGTTGATGGCCCGGTGGGAGAAGCTGCTGAAACAGGAAGGCGCCGACGAGAAATACCTGAGTGCGGCGGCCCTGATGAGTGCGGGACTGGTGGTCGCCGATGCGCTCTTTGGCGAATATGCGGCGGATGTGGCGCTCTTAAGGGAGCATGAGGCGCTGGACCTCGACACGATTTTGGAGCGGCTGACGGGTATGCGGTTTGACGGCCTGGTGGATATGGTCGCACAAAAGTGGGAGATGCAAAGAGATGTCCGGGAGGTGGTGCGCCTGGCTTTCGGCAACGAGGCGTGCGGTATGGAGGAAGAGACGTGCCGGCTCGCCCGGCTGCTCCACCTGCTGCTCTTCTATGAACTGAGCCGCCCGGTGATGATGGAGGCGGAAGCCAACGCCTTTGTCGAATTCCGGCCCGAATTCGTCGCGCCGGTGATAGAGCGGTTTGAAAAGGCGGTGGAGATCGCATGA
- a CDS encoding chemotaxis protein CheX — protein MRPVIKKQRIALFAPQGFLDGNNASQLITMQDIQATLSANVNMVLVSLKKVVFFNKNGITVVLDALEKIQKKNKATIGFCDYDRKQYDAFFKFFEGDINFSLFKTIDIAMLFAGGLEAKSRDENVLLFNEDPTQRSMQAIEIFDRGYNPVVVQKLEDFTSKAEESDKFAAVVDMTYLGLMSSRIAARTRGNCVIYYLKGFLDGSITEQFDLLYHQNCLKVGFQLFMFDATRVSSLNIHAANFFSRLSTAGAEYGALIAIVGLDMEKTPRKFVEELEDAGIMFFENETDFFTDEVVQSMSGGGAAVKKEKHKLTKPVVARLPVLVSATMDTLQMMTGMMALKEGMAIQPLKLGGEALMASSIAFYGDIDGMMTLVMPKTMVKKACTLILGEESDDNEVLADALSELVNIVAGKSKTMLQDQGVMINITLPRSYTTIEDLEQTLAGIQGVQVNFSFEDYPFTFYLSP, from the coding sequence ATGAGACCCGTTATCAAAAAGCAGCGCATCGCCCTCTTCGCCCCCCAGGGGTTTCTCGACGGCAACAACGCTTCCCAGCTCATTACGATGCAGGATATCCAGGCGACGCTCTCCGCCAATGTCAACATGGTGCTGGTTTCGCTGAAAAAGGTGGTTTTCTTCAACAAAAACGGCATCACCGTCGTCCTCGACGCCCTGGAGAAGATACAGAAAAAGAACAAGGCGACCATCGGGTTCTGCGACTACGACCGGAAACAGTACGACGCTTTTTTCAAGTTTTTCGAAGGGGATATCAACTTCTCCCTCTTCAAAACCATCGACATCGCCATGCTTTTCGCCGGCGGGCTCGAGGCGAAATCCCGGGACGAAAATGTCCTTCTCTTCAATGAAGACCCGACCCAGCGGAGCATGCAGGCGATCGAGATATTCGACCGGGGTTACAATCCGGTCGTCGTGCAGAAGCTGGAAGATTTCACCTCCAAAGCGGAGGAGAGCGACAAGTTCGCCGCCGTCGTCGACATGACCTACCTGGGCCTCATGTCCAGCCGCATCGCCGCCAGGACCCGGGGAAACTGCGTCATCTACTACCTCAAAGGCTTTCTCGACGGCTCCATTACGGAGCAGTTCGACCTCCTCTACCACCAAAACTGCCTGAAGGTGGGGTTCCAGCTCTTCATGTTCGACGCCACCCGGGTCAGCTCCCTCAACATCCACGCCGCCAACTTCTTCTCCAGGCTTTCAACCGCCGGGGCCGAATACGGCGCCCTCATCGCCATCGTGGGCCTCGATATGGAGAAGACGCCCAGAAAGTTCGTGGAAGAGCTGGAAGATGCGGGCATCATGTTTTTCGAGAATGAAACGGACTTTTTCACCGACGAGGTCGTGCAGTCCATGAGCGGCGGCGGTGCGGCGGTGAAGAAGGAGAAGCACAAACTGACCAAACCGGTCGTGGCCCGCCTGCCGGTGCTGGTCTCCGCGACGATGGATACGCTCCAGATGATGACGGGGATGATGGCGCTGAAGGAGGGGATGGCGATTCAGCCGCTGAAACTCGGCGGCGAGGCGCTGATGGCCAGCTCCATCGCCTTTTACGGCGATATCGACGGAATGATGACGCTGGTGATGCCCAAAACCATGGTCAAAAAGGCGTGCACCCTGATTCTGGGTGAAGAGAGCGATGACAACGAAGTGCTGGCCGACGCGCTGAGCGAACTGGTCAATATCGTCGCCGGCAAATCGAAGACGATGCTGCAGGATCAGGGGGTGATGATCAACATCACCCTGCCGCGCAGCTACACCACCATCGAAGATCTCGAGCAGACCCTGGCGGGTATCCAGGGTGTTCAGGTAAACTTCAGTTTTGAAGATTATCCTTTCACATTCTATTTGAGCCCGTGA
- the rpe gene encoding ribulose-phosphate 3-epimerase, producing the protein MLVAPSILSADFGHLARDVEAICEGGCDFVHVDVMDGHFVPNLTIGPVVVEAVAKAATKPLDIHLMVENNTFFVDLFAPLKPEFISFHIEEEKHPHRLIQKIRGLGIRPSIVLNPHTPPQCVEYLLEDLDMVLLMSVNPGFGGQRFIPGVLEKAKVLKELVEKRNPKCLIEIDGGVSDANIHAVKEAGVDVAVSGSYVFRHRNGIRHAIESLKV; encoded by the coding sequence ATGTTGGTGGCGCCGAGTATTCTTTCGGCCGATTTCGGCCATCTGGCCCGGGATGTGGAGGCGATCTGCGAAGGGGGATGCGATTTTGTCCATGTGGATGTGATGGACGGCCACTTCGTGCCGAACCTGACCATCGGACCGGTCGTCGTCGAAGCGGTGGCCAAAGCGGCCACGAAGCCCCTGGATATCCATCTGATGGTGGAAAACAACACCTTTTTCGTCGACCTTTTCGCCCCATTGAAGCCGGAATTCATCTCCTTTCACATCGAGGAGGAGAAGCATCCCCATCGGCTGATCCAGAAGATCCGCGGGCTGGGGATCCGCCCCTCCATCGTGCTCAACCCCCATACGCCGCCGCAGTGTGTGGAGTATCTGCTCGAAGACCTGGATATGGTGCTGCTGATGAGCGTCAACCCGGGATTTGGGGGGCAGCGGTTCATTCCCGGCGTCCTGGAGAAGGCGAAAGTGCTCAAAGAGCTGGTGGAGAAGCGCAACCCCAAGTGCCTCATCGAGATCGACGGCGGCGTGAGCGACGCCAACATCCATGCCGTCAAAGAGGCCGGCGTCGACGTGGCGGTGTCGGGAAGCTACGTGTTCAGGCACAGAAACGGCATCCGCCACGCCATCGAAAGCCTGAAAGTTTGA
- a CDS encoding phosphoribosylanthranilate isomerase: MPDSRPTPRVKICGITNLDDAMAAVEAGADALGFVFYEKSPRYVSVQEAKAIVTQLPPFVERVGLFVNKTPMEVDLACAESGMSLAQIHFDVDESYLHALHTKALPVVRARAPEDVMTFEGRYRLVDAFCESYGGAGKRLNLEWFEGIDCSRIVLAGGLTPENVSEALAYGFYGVDVSSGVERARGKKDPARIRAFIEAVKGSACGR; encoded by the coding sequence ATGCCCGATTCCCGCCCAACCCCCCGTGTCAAAATCTGCGGCATCACCAACCTCGACGATGCCATGGCGGCCGTGGAGGCGGGGGCCGACGCTTTGGGTTTCGTCTTTTACGAAAAATCCCCCCGGTACGTGAGTGTGCAGGAGGCCAAAGCCATCGTCACACAGCTTCCCCCCTTCGTGGAGCGGGTGGGGCTCTTCGTCAACAAAACGCCGATGGAGGTGGACCTGGCCTGTGCCGAGAGCGGCATGAGCTTGGCGCAGATCCATTTTGATGTGGACGAAAGCTACCTCCATGCACTCCATACCAAAGCGCTGCCGGTGGTCCGGGCGCGCGCACCTGAGGATGTCATGACCTTCGAAGGGCGCTACCGTCTGGTGGACGCCTTCTGTGAAAGCTACGGCGGTGCGGGAAAGCGGCTCAACCTGGAGTGGTTCGAAGGCATCGACTGCTCGCGCATCGTCCTGGCGGGGGGGCTGACGCCGGAGAATGTCTCCGAAGCCCTTGCTTACGGTTTTTACGGTGTCGATGTGAGCAGCGGGGTCGAGAGAGCGAGAGGGAAGAAGGACCCCGCCAGAATCCGGGCCTTCATCGAAGCGGTCAAAGGGAGCGCGTGCGGCCGCTGA
- a CDS encoding 3'-5' exonuclease, whose protein sequence is MRPLIDNLVAAVKKRGGRMPLEEFRALIQKTRDSLFEDVDTLTELVIASGVPIDIVGEEVVLETFFRPWREETFCVVDIETNGSVPSRSQIIEIGALKWRNGEIVDRFESFAACSYLPYQISEITGINPEDLEGAPELSKMLPKFKAFLGSAVFVAHNISFDYNFVSHSFERFGLGVLGNRKLCTIELARRTIEAERYGLGHLNVALDINTLVHHRAYADALTASKVLEIGLKNLPETVVTTEELIDFTKMPVRKAKQLRSTGN, encoded by the coding sequence GTGCGGCCGCTGATCGACAACCTCGTCGCCGCCGTCAAGAAGCGGGGAGGGAGGATGCCGCTGGAGGAGTTCCGCGCCCTCATCCAAAAGACCCGCGACTCCCTCTTCGAAGATGTGGATACCCTGACCGAACTGGTGATCGCCTCGGGGGTGCCCATCGACATCGTCGGCGAGGAGGTGGTGCTGGAGACCTTCTTCCGCCCCTGGCGGGAGGAGACCTTCTGCGTCGTCGACATCGAGACTAACGGGAGTGTCCCCAGCCGCTCCCAGATCATTGAGATCGGTGCATTGAAGTGGCGAAACGGCGAGATCGTCGATAGGTTCGAATCTTTCGCGGCCTGCAGCTACCTCCCCTACCAGATCAGCGAAATCACCGGCATCAACCCCGAAGACCTGGAAGGGGCGCCGGAACTTTCGAAAATGTTGCCGAAATTCAAGGCCTTTCTGGGAAGTGCGGTGTTCGTCGCCCACAACATCTCCTTCGACTACAACTTCGTCTCCCACTCCTTCGAGCGTTTCGGGCTGGGGGTGCTGGGCAACCGGAAACTCTGCACCATCGAGCTGGCGCGGCGCACCATCGAAGCGGAGCGGTACGGCCTGGGGCACCTGAATGTGGCGCTGGACATCAACACGCTGGTCCATCACCGCGCCTACGCCGATGCCCTGACCGCCTCCAAAGTCCTGGAGATCGGGCTGAAAAACCTCCCCGAAACGGTCGTCACCACCGAAGAGCTGATCGACTTCACGAAGATGCCGGTAAGAAAGGCGAAGCAGCTTCGCTCGACCGGAAACTGA
- a CDS encoding dicarboxylate/amino acid:cation symporter, producing MKKLFSIESLTLLAILFGILAGLWLPEAMLSLKWLGDLFLMLLKMLIIPLVFASVFVAVVSLGSGEALKNLGIKTFGYYLLTTALAVTLGLLVVNFAEPATSHHLHAAQTIQPPKEQSFASLLLSFVPANIFHSLDEGRIVQILVFVILFAVAALYLEPAKRETLQLFFESVNDAMAKVAEWVIALTPLGVFSLIGYVVAKEGFQTIVDLKSYVAAVLTALFLHALFVLPAVAAFLGRFNPLEYFRKVREAVLIAFSTASSSATLPVSIDVASTKGGVKRESAGFVLPLGATVNMDGTALYEAIAVMFIANSYGVELGFSQQIVIFLTATFASVGAAGIPGAGLVMMTMILSAVGLPLEAIGLIAAVDRILDMFRTAVNVWGDLLAAKVMNRFV from the coding sequence ATGAAAAAACTCTTCTCCATCGAAAGCCTGACACTTCTGGCCATTCTTTTCGGCATTCTCGCCGGCCTGTGGCTGCCAGAAGCGATGCTGTCGCTCAAATGGCTCGGCGACCTCTTTCTGATGCTGCTGAAAATGCTCATCATTCCCCTGGTTTTCGCCTCAGTCTTCGTGGCGGTGGTGAGCCTGGGAAGCGGCGAAGCGCTCAAAAACCTCGGCATCAAAACCTTCGGATACTACCTGCTCACCACCGCTTTGGCGGTGACGCTGGGTCTGCTCGTCGTCAACTTCGCGGAACCGGCCACCTCCCACCACCTCCATGCCGCACAGACCATTCAACCGCCGAAAGAGCAGAGCTTCGCTTCGCTGCTGCTCTCCTTCGTTCCCGCCAATATTTTCCATTCGCTCGACGAAGGGAGGATCGTCCAGATTCTGGTCTTCGTCATCCTCTTCGCCGTCGCCGCCCTCTACCTGGAGCCGGCCAAACGGGAGACGCTTCAGCTCTTTTTCGAAAGTGTCAACGACGCCATGGCCAAAGTGGCCGAATGGGTCATCGCCCTGACCCCCCTCGGGGTCTTCTCCCTCATCGGCTATGTCGTGGCCAAAGAGGGGTTCCAGACTATTGTCGACCTGAAAAGCTACGTGGCGGCGGTTTTGACCGCCCTCTTTCTGCACGCCCTCTTCGTCCTGCCCGCCGTCGCCGCTTTTCTGGGGCGTTTCAATCCGCTGGAGTATTTCCGGAAAGTGCGCGAAGCGGTGCTTATCGCCTTTTCGACCGCCTCCAGCTCCGCCACCCTCCCCGTCTCCATCGACGTCGCATCCACCAAGGGCGGCGTCAAGCGCGAAAGCGCCGGCTTCGTGCTTCCTCTGGGCGCCACGGTCAATATGGACGGAACCGCCCTCTACGAAGCGATCGCCGTCATGTTCATCGCCAACAGTTACGGCGTGGAGCTGGGCTTTTCCCAGCAGATCGTCATTTTCCTCACCGCCACCTTCGCCTCCGTCGGTGCCGCGGGCATTCCCGGCGCGGGGCTGGTGATGATGACGATGATCCTCTCCGCCGTCGGCCTGCCCCTGGAAGCCATCGGCCTCATCGCCGCGGTGGACAGAATCCTCGATATGTTCCGCACCGCCGTCAATGTCTGGGGAGACCTGCTTGCGGCGAAAGTGATGAACCGCTTCGTCTGA
- a CDS encoding TRIC cation channel family protein: MTLFAVADALGLASFAVSGFLAGVRKELDLLGLIIAAFLTALGGGMIRDITVGRTPVAFSDGTVTLFVAAGIAAALLLRLHTRARPERHTLFILSDSIGLVAFALTGALTAIDAHFNLLGTLLLGFVTAVGGGMLRDMMVNEVPIVLTADFYGTVALLVSLLLYLGDALGWKGPWATGTVAAAGLALRLIAYYRGWQLPKMEKPS; encoded by the coding sequence ATGACCCTTTTCGCCGTTGCCGACGCCCTGGGGCTGGCCAGTTTCGCCGTCAGCGGTTTTCTGGCAGGCGTGCGCAAGGAGCTCGACCTGCTGGGGCTCATCATCGCCGCCTTTCTGACGGCGCTGGGAGGCGGCATGATACGGGACATCACGGTGGGCCGCACGCCGGTCGCCTTCTCCGACGGGACGGTGACGCTCTTCGTGGCGGCCGGCATCGCCGCCGCCCTGCTGCTGCGGCTGCATACCCGCGCCCGCCCCGAACGCCACACCCTCTTCATTCTGAGTGACAGCATCGGACTGGTGGCCTTCGCCCTGACCGGGGCGCTGACTGCCATCGACGCCCATTTCAACCTTCTGGGGACACTTCTGCTCGGCTTTGTCACCGCCGTGGGAGGCGGCATGCTGCGCGACATGATGGTCAACGAAGTGCCCATCGTCCTCACCGCCGACTTTTACGGCACCGTCGCCCTGCTTGTTTCGCTGCTGCTCTATCTCGGCGACGCACTGGGATGGAAAGGCCCGTGGGCCACGGGAACCGTTGCGGCCGCCGGGCTCGCTCTCCGCCTCATCGCCTATTACAGGGGATGGCAATTACCGAAAATGGAAAAACCGTCATGA
- a CDS encoding gamma carbonic anhydrase family protein, with amino-acid sequence MLLRYKEWFPKFGEKCWVAPDATVVGNVETGEECSVWFGCVIRGDVHKIRIGDRTNIQDLTMIHVTHYKKPDMSDGHPTIIGNDVTVGHRVMLHGCTIEDGCLIGMNSTILDGAVIGKESIVGAGALVTGGKTFPPRSLIIGSPAKAVRQLTDEEVEELYASARRYVEFKNEYIDHIA; translated from the coding sequence ATGCTTTTGCGATACAAAGAGTGGTTTCCCAAATTCGGCGAAAAGTGCTGGGTCGCCCCCGACGCGACCGTCGTGGGAAATGTGGAGACGGGCGAAGAGTGTTCCGTCTGGTTCGGGTGCGTCATCCGCGGAGATGTCCACAAAATCCGCATCGGTGACAGGACCAACATCCAGGACCTGACGATGATCCACGTCACCCACTACAAAAAACCCGACATGAGCGACGGCCACCCGACCATCATCGGAAACGACGTGACGGTGGGGCACAGGGTGATGCTCCACGGCTGCACCATCGAAGACGGCTGCCTCATCGGAATGAACAGCACCATCCTCGACGGCGCCGTCATCGGCAAAGAGTCCATCGTCGGCGCCGGGGCGCTGGTGACCGGCGGCAAAACCTTCCCGCCCCGCAGCCTCATCATCGGCTCGCCCGCCAAAGCGGTCCGGCAGCTCACCGACGAAGAGGTGGAGGAGCTCTACGCCTCCGCCAGGCGCTACGTCGAGTTTAAAAACGAGTACATCGACCACATCGCATGA